The Maridesulfovibrio hydrothermalis AM13 = DSM 14728 DNA window GAACTTACCGAGGAGGAAATTGGACAGGGACTTACCTCCGGCGTAAAAAAACGCAACCTTTTCCCGGTATGCATCGGCTCCGCTCTGGAAAACAAAGGCGGAAGTTTTCTCCTTGACGCAATACAGACTTACCTGCCCTCCCCCCTTGAACATCCGCAGTGGCAGGGCGAAAACGATGAAACACGCGATTCTTCACCAGATGCACCGGTAGCATGCTTCGTATTCAAAACTCTGGCCGATCCCTTTGCAGGGCAGCTCACAATCTGCCGGGTGCTTTCAGGAACAGTTACCGGCGACCTGACTTTGACAAATTCAAATACTGAAGCCAAAGAAAGACTTGGGAACATTCAGGTCATGGTCGGTAAGGAGCAAAAACCATTTAAAGGTTCTGCCGGTCCCGGCGCAATCATCACCCTCGCCAAACTAAAAGAAACTTTCACCGGCGACACATTATGTGATGACAAAAGCAAATTTGAACTTGTAAGACCTGCAATAGCACCGCAACTTATCACCTTCGCTCTTGCACCGGCAGAAAAGGGTGACGAAGATAAAGTTTTTCAGGCCATTCAGAAACTTCTGGCAGAAGACGTCAACCTCACGCTTTCCCGTGACGAAGAATCAGGCGATATCCTGCTTTCAGGTATGGGTCAAAATCATATTGAAATATCGGTTGAAAAAGCACGCCGCCGTTACAAAGCTGAAATAGTACTGAAGACTCCTAAAGTTCCATACCGTGAAACAATCAAAGGATCAGCCGAAGTCCAAGGACGTTACAAAAAACAGTCCGGCGGACGCGGCCAGTTCGGAGATTGCTGGATTAAGCTTGAACCGACAGAGAAAGGCGGCGGTTATGAATTCGTCAATTCCATTGTCGGCGGCGTAATCCCGAGACAATACATCCCCGCGGTTGACAAAGGAGTGCAGGAAGCCGCAGCTAAAGGAGTCCTTGCCGGAGCACCTATCATCGACTTTAGAGTTACACTTTATGACGGTTCTTACCATTCCGTCGACTCCTCTGAAATGGCTTTCAAGGTTGCAGGGTCTATGGCTTTCAAAAAAGCTTGTGAATCTGCCGGAGTGTCTCTGCTTGAGCCGCTTATGAATGTAAACGTTGAAGTACCCGACGAATTCATGGGAGATATCATCGGCGACCTATCCAGCCGCCGCGGCAAAGTGCTCGGTTCTGACTCCACAGCCGGAGTTACTGAGATAAATGCCTATGTTCCTATGTCTGAGATTCTGCAATATGCGCCGGATCTACGTTCCATGACAGGCGGTCAGGGCACATTCACAATGGAAATGTCTCACTATGAGGAATGCCCGCCCCAGATCGCTGAAAAAGTGATAAAAGAACAGAACAAAGGCAATGAAGAGTAATACTGAAACTATTGCAAATGACTGATAAGAAAAAAGGCCGGAGTCTAAACCACCGGCCTTTTTTCTTTTTTTATATCGTCCCCTTGTTTACTGAGGAAAATTAAACTACTTAATGGGTTGCTTTTAAGTATGAAATGAGGAATTCATAAGCAGCACGTAGCGCAGACAACAATTATTCAGTATAAACGCAACTGACCATAACTAGCTGCCTTCATTAATATATAAACAATCAACCATTTTAGACTATCGTGAAAATACTTAAATTTATTGCCTTTTATATAATATTTTTTCCAATGACCATCTTTTTCTCTTTGATCGCAATGGCATCACGCACCCAGAAAAGCGCACACTGGTGCGAACGCAACTGGGGTAAAATGACATCATGGCTTACCGGAAGCATAGATGACGTTGACCTCAGTGCTCTTGATAAAAATGAAACTTACGTTTTCATGGTCAACCACCAGAGCTTTTATGATATTCCATTGCTTTTCAACCATCTCGCCCCGTGGGAATTCAAATTTGTTGCCAAAAAATCACTCTTTGAGTTTCCGATATTCGGGCACGCCATGAGTGCTACCAATCATATCTCCATCGACAGAACCAACCGCAGACAGGGAATGAAAGACATTCAGCACGCGGTAGAAGTGGCTGCCGGCGGAAACTGCCCGCTCATTTTTCCCGAGGGGACAAGAAACCCTGATCCAGCCCGGCTTCTGCCTTTTAAAACAGGTGGAATGGTGCTCGCTCTCAGATGCCAGAAGCCTATTGCACCAATTGTCATATACGGCGCAAATGAAGTTTGTAAAAAAGGGAGCCTGTTTATGCACCCTTACAGGAAAATTAAAATTAAAGCCCTGCCCCCTATCGATATTTCTGAATATACCGTGCGCGACAGAGTTGAACTTAGAGATAAACTGCAAGCAGCTATGGATGCGGCTTACGCGGAGTTAAAAAATGAGTGAGCCACAGCTTACAGTCTGCCCCTTAGGGGGACTCGGTGAAATAGGCCTGAACTGTATGCTGCTCAGTACAGCGGAATCTCTTGTTATCATCGACTGCGGGTTGCTTTTTCCCGATGATGCACTCTTCGGAGTAGACATTGCCATTCCCCGCTTTGACCATATCCTTAGCCAGAAAGACCGGCTTAAAGCTATTTTTCTAACTCATGGACATGAAGACCATATCGGCGCCCTTCCGTGGTTGCTGCCCTACGTGGATGTGCCTGTTTACGGTTCCCAGTTTACACTGGGACTGGTTGAAAACAAAGTGCGCGAACACAACCTTGAAGGTTATGTGGATTTAAGAGAGGTAAAAGCTTATGACCGGGTCGACCTCGGAGACATGGCTTTCAACTTTTTTCCGGTCTGCCACTCCATCATCGACGGCTTCGGTTTAGGAATTGAAACCCCTGTAGGACGCGTAGTTCATACCGGTGATTTCAAAATAGACCGAGATCCGCTTGACGGGCAGGCTACCGACCTCAAAGCTTTCAAAGAATTTTCCGAACAGGGTGTGACACTTCTTTTTTCTGATTCAACTAATGTTGAACAGGAGGGATTCGCCCTGACAGAGCGCGAAATCAAAGGGTCCATGCGCAGCCTGTTTG harbors:
- the fusA gene encoding elongation factor G — its product is MSEALQNQRTFALVGHGGCGKTSTAEMILFNAGIIDRLGKIEEGTTALDTEPEEIKRRGSIQSGFAGYQWKKNNHFLIDTPGDANFCGDRPYSLAASDGVVFTIDAVDGVKPLSRKAWAAIEAAELPAVIYINKMDRDRADFDAAFDSLNSSLGISPVLLQYPIGSKENFKGVVDMLSGQAYLFEEDGKPTKADIPADIADEVEVLRETMIENIAESDEYLMEKYLEEGELTEEEIGQGLTSGVKKRNLFPVCIGSALENKGGSFLLDAIQTYLPSPLEHPQWQGENDETRDSSPDAPVACFVFKTLADPFAGQLTICRVLSGTVTGDLTLTNSNTEAKERLGNIQVMVGKEQKPFKGSAGPGAIITLAKLKETFTGDTLCDDKSKFELVRPAIAPQLITFALAPAEKGDEDKVFQAIQKLLAEDVNLTLSRDEESGDILLSGMGQNHIEISVEKARRRYKAEIVLKTPKVPYRETIKGSAEVQGRYKKQSGGRGQFGDCWIKLEPTEKGGGYEFVNSIVGGVIPRQYIPAVDKGVQEAAAKGVLAGAPIIDFRVTLYDGSYHSVDSSEMAFKVAGSMAFKKACESAGVSLLEPLMNVNVEVPDEFMGDIIGDLSSRRGKVLGSDSTAGVTEINAYVPMSEILQYAPDLRSMTGGQGTFTMEMSHYEECPPQIAEKVIKEQNKGNEE
- a CDS encoding lysophospholipid acyltransferase family protein: MTIFFSLIAMASRTQKSAHWCERNWGKMTSWLTGSIDDVDLSALDKNETYVFMVNHQSFYDIPLLFNHLAPWEFKFVAKKSLFEFPIFGHAMSATNHISIDRTNRRQGMKDIQHAVEVAAGGNCPLIFPEGTRNPDPARLLPFKTGGMVLALRCQKPIAPIVIYGANEVCKKGSLFMHPYRKIKIKALPPIDISEYTVRDRVELRDKLQAAMDAAYAELKNE